ACCCCTCATGTGCCGGCCTCCTCGAAGACGTGTGCCGCGTCGGCCGCGTGCGCCCGCAGCCGGTGCACCGGCCCGAACAGCAGCTCGTCGCCCGCGGCACGCTTGAAGTACAGGTGAGCCTCGTGCTCCCAGGTGAATCCGATGCCGCCGTGCAGCTGGATCCCTTCGGCGGCGGCGCGGCGCAGCGCGTCGAGCGCCTGGGCGAGGGCGAGGCCGCCGGCCGTCTCGTCACCGGCGGGGGTAGCGGTGGCCCAGGCCGCGTAGTACGCCGCCGAGCGGGCCGCCTGGACCTGGACGTACGCGTCGGCCAGCCGGTGCTTGACCGCCTGGAAGGAGCCGACCGGCCGCCCGAACTGCTCGCGCTGCCCCACGTACGCGACGGTCCGCTCCAGCACGCGGCCGGCGGCCCCCGCGGCCTCGGCGGCGAGGCAGGCGGCGGCGGTGTCGCCGAGCCGGGCGAGGGCGGGGAGGGCGTCGACGGCCTCGCCGCCCAGCAACTCGGCCGGCGTGTTCCGCAGTTGGACACGGCCCTGCGGACGGGTGGCGTCCAGGGCGGTCCGCCGTACGCGAGTGAGACCGGCGGCGTCCCCGTGCACGAGGAAGAGCAGCACACGGGAGCGGGCGAATCCCCCGGCGTGCGCGGCGACCACGAGCAGCTGGGCACTGTGCCCGTCGAGAACCTGGTCGACCTGCCCGTACAGCTGCCAGCCGCCCTCGGCCCGCCGGGCCTGTACGCCCCCGGCCCGTCCCCCGCCGGCCCACTCCCCGCGCCGGTCGTGGCCGGTGAGCGCGAGGGCGGTGGTGAGGGCGGGCCCCGGTACGGCGAGGGCGGCGGTGAGTCCGCCGGAGGCGATGCGCGGCAGGAGCCCGGCGCGCTGGGCGCCGGTGCCGAGGGCGAGCAGCAGCGGGGCGGTGAGAACGGCGGTGGCGAGCAGCGGGGTGGGGGCGAGGGCCCGGCCCGTCTCCTCGCAGGCCAGGGCCAGTTCGGTCACCGTGCAGCCGGCTCCGCCGTAGGGCTCGGGCAGGGCCAGTCCGGGCAGGCCGAGTTGTCCGGCGAGGGCGGTCCACAGGGCGGGGTCGTGTCCGGCCGGGGTGTCGACGGCGGCCCGCAGCTCTTCCGGACCGCACCGCTTGCCGAGCAGGTCGCGCAGGGTGCGGCGGATCTCGTCCTGTTCGTCGGTGAAGCGGGCATCCATGGGGCCCCTCTCTCCGCATCTGACGACCCGTCATATTAGGGCGGCGGAACAGCGAAGCCCAGAGCCCTGCCGCGCCCGCGCCAATCTGATGTACCGTCAGATTCATGGTTGCCCGGAGGAAAGTGGCCGTGGTCGGCGTGGCCCTCTCGGACTGCGGCCGCGTGGCCGACGCGACCCCGTACGCCCTGCACGCCCAGGCGGCCCGCCGCGCCCTGGCCGACGCGGGCCTGGACCGGTCCCTGGTCGACGGCTTCGCCTCGGCGGGCCTGGGCACACTGGCGCCCGTCGAGGTCGCCGAGTACCTGGGCCTTCGTCCCACCTGGGTCGACTCCACCTCCGTGGGCGGCTCCACCTGGGAGGTCATGGCGGCCCACGCGGCGGACGCGATCGTGGCCGGGCACGCCCGCGCGGTGCTGCTCGTCTACGGCTCGACGGCCCGGGCGGACGTGCGCGCGGGCCGCCGCACCGGGACGCTGTCCTTCGGCACGCGGGGACCCCTGCAGTTCGAAGTCCCCTACGGCCACACCCTGATCGCCAAGTACGCCATGGCGGCCCGCCGCCACATGATCGAGTACGGCACGACCATCGAGCAGCTGGCGGAGGTGGCGGTGCAGGCCCGGGCCAACGCTGCCCTCAACCCGGAGGCGATGTTCCGCACCCCGATCACGGTCGACGAGGTCCTGGCCGGACCCGTGATCGCGGACCCCTTCACCAAGCTGCACTGCTGCGTCCGTTCCGACGGCGGGGCGGCCGTGCTGCTGGTGGCGGAGGAGTACGTACGGGACTGCCGTACGGCGCCGGTGTGGGTGCTGGGGACCGGGGAGTCCGTCTCGCACGCGGCGATGTCCGCGTGGCCGGACTTCACGGTCTCGCCGGCGGCGGTGAGCGGGCGGCTGGCGTTCGAGCGGGCGGGGGTGCGGCCTTCGGAGATCGACGTCGCCGAGATCTACGACGCGTTCACCTACATGACGCTGGTGACGCTGGAGGACCTCGGCTTCTGCGCGAAGGGCGAGGGCGGCGCGTTCGTGGAGAAGGGGCGCCTGCGGGTCGAGGGCGGTGAGCTGCCGGTGAACACCGACGGGGGCGGGCTGTCGGCGCAGCACCCGGGGATGCGGGGGCTGTTCCTGCTGGTGGAGGCGGTGCGGCAGGTGCGCGGGGACTGCGGGGAGCGGCAGGTGCGGCGGAGCGACGGCGCACTGCCCAGGCTGGCGGTGGCGTCGGGGACGGGGGGCTGGTTCTGCTCGTCGGGGACGGTGGTGCTGGGGGCGGGGTGAAAGGAGTCCGCCTGGGGGCGGGACCGGGGAACAGCCGGTGCCCGCAAGGGCGTTGTACTGCCGCGCATACCGTCCACCCTGCCGAAGGAGACCGGAATGGCCCTGACCCGCGAAGAACGTGAACAGTTCCTGGCCGAGCCGCACATCGCGGCGCTCGCGGTCGACGCGGGGGCGGGCCGGGCGCCCCTGACGGTGCCGATCTGGTACCAGTACGAGCCCGGCGGCGAGATCTGGATCATGACCGGTCTGGACTCCCGCAAGAACGAGCTGATCAGCGCGGCGGGCCGGTTCTCGCTGATGGTGGACCGGCTGGAACCCACGATCCGGTACGTGTCGGTCGAGGGGCCGGTCGTCGGCACCTCCCCCGCCACCCTCGAACAGCTCCGCGAGATCTCGGCGCGCTACCTCCCGGCCGACAAGGTCGACGGCTATGTGGACTTCTCCCGGAAGAACCACGGTCAGCAGCTGGTGCTGCGGATGCGCCCGGAGCGGTGGGTGTCGTCGGACCTCGGGCAGGTGTGACCCACGAGGCCCCCGAGGGTGCCGGACCGGTGACAATCGAGGCATGGCAACCGATCTTCACGAGCTGCTGAGGTCACTGCGGGTCTGGGACCCGCAGGTCACGGACCTGCCCTCCTTCGAGCCGGCCACCGCTCCGGCCGCTCCCCTGACCCTCTTCGCCGAGTGGTTCGCGGCGGCGGTGGCGGCC
This is a stretch of genomic DNA from Streptomyces hawaiiensis. It encodes these proteins:
- a CDS encoding acyl-CoA dehydrogenase family protein, yielding MDARFTDEQDEIRRTLRDLLGKRCGPEELRAAVDTPAGHDPALWTALAGQLGLPGLALPEPYGGAGCTVTELALACEETGRALAPTPLLATAVLTAPLLLALGTGAQRAGLLPRIASGGLTAALAVPGPALTTALALTGHDRRGEWAGGGRAGGVQARRAEGGWQLYGQVDQVLDGHSAQLLVVAAHAGGFARSRVLLFLVHGDAAGLTRVRRTALDATRPQGRVQLRNTPAELLGGEAVDALPALARLGDTAAACLAAEAAGAAGRVLERTVAYVGQREQFGRPVGSFQAVKHRLADAYVQVQAARSAAYYAAWATATPAGDETAGGLALAQALDALRRAAAEGIQLHGGIGFTWEHEAHLYFKRAAGDELLFGPVHRLRAHAADAAHVFEEAGT
- a CDS encoding thiolase C-terminal domain-containing protein; the encoded protein is MVARRKVAVVGVALSDCGRVADATPYALHAQAARRALADAGLDRSLVDGFASAGLGTLAPVEVAEYLGLRPTWVDSTSVGGSTWEVMAAHAADAIVAGHARAVLLVYGSTARADVRAGRRTGTLSFGTRGPLQFEVPYGHTLIAKYAMAARRHMIEYGTTIEQLAEVAVQARANAALNPEAMFRTPITVDEVLAGPVIADPFTKLHCCVRSDGGAAVLLVAEEYVRDCRTAPVWVLGTGESVSHAAMSAWPDFTVSPAAVSGRLAFERAGVRPSEIDVAEIYDAFTYMTLVTLEDLGFCAKGEGGAFVEKGRLRVEGGELPVNTDGGGLSAQHPGMRGLFLLVEAVRQVRGDCGERQVRRSDGALPRLAVASGTGGWFCSSGTVVLGAG
- a CDS encoding pyridoxamine 5'-phosphate oxidase family protein; its protein translation is MALTREEREQFLAEPHIAALAVDAGAGRAPLTVPIWYQYEPGGEIWIMTGLDSRKNELISAAGRFSLMVDRLEPTIRYVSVEGPVVGTSPATLEQLREISARYLPADKVDGYVDFSRKNHGQQLVLRMRPERWVSSDLGQV